In Danio rerio strain Tuebingen ecotype United States chromosome 9, GRCz12tu, whole genome shotgun sequence, the genomic window gtttccaactgcttggttataatgctgatgtttcatctttagGTAGAGACttgatataatatccatctgcagtgtgacttcaatcgaccggcatgtttgtgtgcgtgtgtttgtgtgtgtgtgtgtgtgtgtgtgtgtgtctgggtttctgcgtcagagggcggggcctcaggtttgaaatctcccggatttgcgcgtgcacgtgaataacttggtttcgttcatacgtcatggcgaaacacctaatgactcggtatcaaggcgactcgtttgaagcactatgagtcgactcttttatagatgaatcaaccgtgttaaacactgtattcttacagatttaagccttagctggatacttcacttcacttagagctgtgttacacactacatggaggggaattttcagaAACCCATAATAAGGCCTCTTTAATGCTACTTGGTCAGGACCAAAGACAAGTCACTTTTCCAGGTAGACATAACACTGCTGAATATGAGACACTTTCAGACTCAGAACCAGAGGTAagataaattgtttaaataaacctAATGAGTATTCTGTAAGATTCATGTGGAAATATGTCAAATGTTTTGTCTATTTCTAGCTGTCCAATCTACCTCCTGATTCACCCGATTTATCTCCTGCTACTGAAGAAAAGGTAATCACCTAGTTGCTTGGGTTGACATTATTCTTACttcttttaatgtgtattttacaTCATTACATGCTTTTTAATCAACAGAGGCAAAGTGTCCTGTTTGTCTGCAAAGTTTAAGTACTTTTTTCTGTAGATAAATAATAAAggtgtttttttaacattattttagctTAGCTGTTGTATTACACTCTCTAGTGCCATACAACACAAATAACAAAGAATAGAAATGGCTCCTACAATGAGTTGAAAATGTACTTGCTGACTGTAGAAattgtttttcacaatttttgtgaaattgtgtttttttttctcgttaTTGTTATAGAGTTGCTGGGGAAATATTTGCCGTAAGTCTCGCGCAAGGTGGTCCAGCTCCACGATATTTACAGGAATGGTGTTACAATTACCTTCTAAGTGGAAACCTTGAAAACATCACGGTGGATAATGTTAATAACATGGCAAAACAAGGAGAATATAAAGAGGTATCATGTTATGCATTCCTTAAGTCTATATTCTAAACAATGTGAGTTTACTAATGAGATTGTAAAACAATGTTTGTTTCTGTTCTATAAAGAGCAATTGCAATGCATGCCGCTGCTCGACGGACTCGTATGCTTCAACAGCTCTGTGAGGGTCTCCAACTTTACCGTCTAGTGGATATCATGGAGAAGAACAAAGAAGTTTGCCGTGGCCTCTTTGTTTTTGAAGGTGGCAATGATCAGGTGAGGTGCATAACTTCTGTAAAAAATGTTGAAGCAGTGGTTCTCATTTCAGGTCTTGGGGGCCCACTGctctgggctgcgtttcccaataGCATTGTAAGTTGATAGTAGAACCAATGTTACCAATGGAGCTATGATCAACTTGGGTTTTGTATTACTTTGGAAAACACAGCCCAGcacaatttgtattttatttttttttaacgcaCCTGATTCAGGTCATGAGCTAGTTATAAGACCACTCCATGAACTAAACCAAGTATGTCAGATGAAAgaaacatacaaaatgtgcagtgGGTCTGCAGAACTGGAATTGAGAACCACCGTGTTAGAGAAAATGTTTGTGTGCTGCATACAGAATGCTCTTTAGATGatgtctttttttccccctcttaACTTACCTTGTCATCTTTCTTGTTTTTCCAGGGGGACTCTCAATACATCGTATCACATCTTGACCACAAAATGAGTGAGAGCACTCTGAAGCACAGCGAAGAAATGCAAATCTTGAATAACTTCCAGGATTTTCTTATGGAACTCGAAGGTAAGTTTGTTGTTATTCCAAAACGTTTGAAAGGCAGATGCCTATTTTTAGAGCTTAAATACATAATATATGTTTACTGCCCTAGATGGAGATCCTGAGGATGAGGAGGCACTTTGTGTGTCAAAAGTAATGCAGTGGCTGTCTGGTCAAGCACACGTGCATTTGCTTCTTTCAGaaagacaatattttaaaacCACTGTTCAATTTGACCATACATGCATGGAACGTATGCCAGACCACAGAATTTGCTACCCTGTGGTCAGTGCATGGACCCAGACAATAACATTTCCCACTGCACATTCAACaagtttaaatgaatttaaagaaAACATGAAAATTGCAGTGCAACAGGGAGCTTACTTTTACAGGGTGTAGAACAGATTTGTTAATACACGTTTTTGTCCTTTTGTCCTTTTAATTGAACTTGGagcttttaaaaaaagagataGACACAACTctttgtcatttgttttattttcgaaAGAGTGGCTTATAAGATTTCAAAACATTGCTATGACATTAGTTTTACATAAACATTACATGTGTATTCTTGTGAATTAAATTTCTGATGGAACTACATGTGTTTTTGTAAGTTTTTCTTGGCAAGGTTTTAAATTTGCACAACATTATGAAGTTAGTTTTGCCTAAATGTTCCATGTGTATTCATGTAAATTCAATTTCTGATGGAACTAcatgtgtttttgtatgttttccttGTTAGAAGTGAAATTTTAAAGCAGTCTTTGAATAATATCAAGTGACTGGACATAGAGCTCTCGGTTATTCAACGATGATGTCAAGGATCAATAAATCCCTGCAGAAgagtgttgtaaaaaaataaaataaatgagtgaaaagaagagagaacccagtccaggagactcgaaacaagcagaattcctttattgagacgtgttggttaatctgcagtcatacagcgtctttaagatgtccaatgtgtctgcaagagcctactagaggtccgtagtctgcaagttcttttacaagtctctcacaagtctcacacaagtctgaattagtctgaattgagacaaagatttcatggctatattgtgttcttaggaggaggggatatggctaaacagagcatgcaaattaagagttggagtcagcatggcataggtgttaaaaaacagcccagctactgaccacacaagttaatcaacatagggtttctgtagcataaaagcaacacccgaagacaaagacagagtcgtttaaagcatttgcatcactggcttagcctgtagtgagagagataaaggttaaatgtccctcctagctgggatgttaatgaaattatataattaaaaaaccagagaatataacttttcagttatacgtagattactgttcatttggaattagttgatagaaatttatatttccacagttccccctttgagagttatttaaaaactctcacaaaaaaatataaatttataagcTTTCCCAAAACTATTCAATGGCttctgtttgataacagaagcccCATCTTCTAGTCATGTAACTTGAAAAGTTACAGGCACATTTAACTTATTCTGTGTCATTTCAATATCTACGTAGATGTAAGTGTAGATTTCAAAACTGTTCACACGTTTATGACAATCAGTTGTAATGTCATAAATCCTACATGATGACACAAAAAATCATGTAGTTAAACTGCAGATCTTCTGAAAGTCCATGGCTTGTGAATAGTGTTCCGTCTTTTGTGAGGTGTGTTTCTTGTGGTTCTTCTCCAGCACAGAGTTGATCTGATGACTTCCTGTCATTCCTGGATCTCCGTAGTGATGTTCTAGTTCAGAGTGTTTCTTGAGaagatgcagtgtttgtgtttaccTGCACACAAGAAAACACGGAAACAGCAGACCAGCAGTATTCATGCATAGACTTGTATGATCATACAGTTCATGTGTCTAGTTATTcaggtgatcgtatagtggtgtTAAGTTGATGATCGTGTAGTGTTGTGTATTTTCTGTCTCCTAATCTTAAAGTTATGACACCTATAAAACAGTGAGGTGAggataaatggggaaaaagggagtcttcaccacagggtgcggcccctgaagcctgttgctttcagttctgccctgggctcctcactggtttgtgtgtcctgttctgtccctgagtgtggtgggcaaacttttaaAATGTGAGACACAAACTATCATTCAATAAATATCAGTCCTATCAGACATCATAACATTGAATGGGTAGTGATTGGAAAATGTGCTAAACACATTTAAGGCTGTAAGTGGACTTAAGCAGAGTTCCCCAATAAAAAGGAAGAAGTTTCCTTTGTGTCTTTTTACAAAGAGTCTTTCATCTTAATTGTAAATGAACTGGGACATTAAGCACTCACAGCCAAAAATGGTTAGCATCTTTGTGGACAGCTCAATGGATTTAGTGATGAGGGGAGGGGTATGTTGAGAGCATTTAGCAAACAGTTCAGAAGTTGATTTACCCTGTTCAtctctttaaaattatttttattctttctacACTCCCTCATCCAATGTCCTTTTTTACCACAGTAATGACAACAGATATTTTTCCTAAGACATTTGTGATTTGATGTCTTTTCTGTGTTGACCTTAGTGGCGGCT contains:
- the si:dkey-14o1.20 gene encoding si:dkey-14o1.20 (The RefSeq protein has 1 substitution compared to this genomic sequence) yields the protein MLITWQNKENIKRAIAMHAAARRTRMLQQLCEGLQLYRLVDIMEQNKEVCRGLFVFEGGNDQGDSQYIVSHLDHKMSESTLKHSEEMQILNNFQDFLMELEDGDPEDEEALCVSKVMQWLSGQAHVHLLLSERQYFKTTVQFDHTCMERMPDHRICYPVVSAWTQTITFPTAHSTSLNEFKENMKIAVQQGAYFYRV